In the Aliarcobacter cryaerophilus genome, one interval contains:
- the soxC gene encoding sulfite dehydrogenase, which produces MKNSEVLEIEKSSLSLETTSRRDFFKKTAINLAGAISAATVLSPMSLKADDKAIIKEAPWGQKLGDPVDKNLYGIPSPYEHNNIRRTHNLLSSGDAYASISLCPIHESEGIITPNGLFFTRNHGGTAHIDPNEFRLMIHGKVKREIVLTLEDLKRYPSETRTYFIECPANGSPEWRGPQFNSLQFMKGMMSSAQWTGVMLKTILDDIGLEKDAVWMLAVGSDNASNPRTIPVEKALDDVMVVWAQNGEALRPEQGYPVRLVVPGWEGNLNTKWLNRLEFSDKPWHAKEETSKYTMLQKDGRSVRFFWVNEVNSVITKPCPEKPWTHLKAGDMVEIEGLAWSGHGTIKGVDISFDGGDNWVEAKLKGLVLPKSWTRFSYIYKWDGKPLFLSSRAYDDFGNVQPTIDEETKAVGVESVYHRNAIVTWEITSKGECNNVHIRKHHKA; this is translated from the coding sequence TTGAAAAATAGTGAAGTTTTAGAAATAGAAAAAAGCTCTTTATCTTTAGAAACTACAAGTAGAAGAGATTTTTTTAAAAAAACTGCTATCAATTTAGCTGGAGCAATAAGTGCTGCAACTGTTTTATCACCTATGTCTTTAAAAGCTGATGATAAAGCAATAATCAAAGAAGCCCCATGGGGACAAAAGCTAGGTGATCCTGTAGATAAAAATCTATATGGTATTCCTTCACCTTATGAGCATAACAATATTAGAAGAACTCACAACCTTCTATCTTCAGGTGATGCTTATGCTTCTATATCTTTGTGCCCAATTCATGAAAGTGAAGGAATAATTACTCCAAATGGACTATTTTTCACAAGAAATCACGGAGGAACTGCACATATTGATCCAAATGAGTTTAGATTAATGATTCATGGTAAAGTAAAAAGAGAAATTGTTTTAACTTTAGAAGATTTAAAAAGATACCCAAGTGAAACTAGAACTTATTTTATTGAATGTCCTGCAAATGGAAGCCCAGAATGGAGAGGTCCACAATTTAATAGTTTACAATTTATGAAGGGTATGATGAGTAGTGCTCAATGGACTGGAGTTATGCTAAAAACTATACTTGATGATATTGGTTTAGAAAAAGATGCCGTTTGGATGTTAGCAGTTGGAAGTGATAATGCCTCAAATCCTAGAACTATTCCTGTTGAAAAAGCACTTGATGATGTTATGGTAGTATGGGCTCAAAATGGTGAAGCACTAAGACCTGAGCAAGGATATCCAGTAAGACTTGTTGTTCCAGGTTGGGAAGGAAATTTAAATACTAAATGGTTAAATAGACTTGAATTTAGTGATAAACCTTGGCATGCAAAAGAGGAAACTTCAAAATACACAATGCTTCAAAAAGATGGAAGATCTGTAAGATTTTTTTGGGTAAATGAAGTAAACTCTGTAATTACAAAACCTTGTCCTGAAAAGCCATGGACACATCTAAAAGCTGGTGATATGGTGGAAATTGAAGGCCTTGCTTGGAGTGGTCATGGAACAATTAAAGGTGTTGATATATCTTTTGATGGTGGAGACAACTGGGTTGAAGCAAAACTAAAAGGTTTAGTTTTACCAAAATCATGGACTAGATTTAGTTATATTTATAAATGGGATGGAAAGCCACTATTTCTATCAAGTCGAGCTTACGATGACTTTGGAAATGTTCAACCAACGATTGATGAAGAGACAAAAGCTGTTGGGGTAGAGAGTGTTTATCATAGAAATGCAATTGTAACTTGGGAAATAACTTCAAAAGGAGAGTGTAATAATGTTCACATTAGAAAACATCACAAAGCTTAA
- a CDS encoding cation:proton antiporter — translation MEKIILIITICTIIMISPLVSKLIKAPVVVVEIILGLFCGYIGLIYDDETLKLVAKFGFIYLMFLAGLEINFKLVKIIKATMALNVILYFVLLYSIAGAVCWFFNLGLTYFVALPIFSLGMLMMLIKEYGKEEPWLNLALSIGVVGEIVSILALTLFTSWTENSGLSSGFFISILTIISVIIGTILLLRFSYMLFWWFPEVKKYLIPDNIDDKHNQDIRFSISLLLILVSIMLILKIDVVLGAFTAGLFFKMFFMQREELLHKIESFGFGFFAPIFFIYTGSTVKLDMITLEILKHAIFIMGTIISIRLISSYLVFLNYLKPKQTTLFALSDSMPLTFMVAIAMISYNYGLITQEEYFSFIIASMLDGLILMIVIRKLYKLFKLDNKTIENKT, via the coding sequence ATGGAAAAGATTATTTTAATTATTACAATTTGCACAATAATAATGATTTCACCACTTGTTTCAAAACTTATAAAAGCACCAGTTGTTGTAGTTGAGATAATTTTAGGGTTGTTTTGTGGTTATATTGGACTTATTTATGATGATGAAACTTTAAAATTAGTTGCTAAATTTGGTTTTATATACCTTATGTTTTTAGCAGGTTTAGAGATAAATTTCAAACTTGTAAAGATAATAAAAGCAACCATGGCTTTAAATGTAATACTATATTTTGTTCTTTTATACTCTATTGCAGGAGCTGTTTGTTGGTTTTTTAATTTAGGTTTAACATATTTTGTAGCGCTTCCTATCTTTTCATTAGGAATGTTAATGATGCTAATCAAAGAGTATGGAAAAGAAGAACCGTGGTTAAATTTAGCTCTTTCTATTGGAGTTGTTGGAGAGATAGTAAGTATTTTAGCACTTACACTTTTTACTAGTTGGACTGAGAATAGTGGTTTAAGTAGTGGATTTTTTATATCAATTTTAACAATTATTAGTGTAATAATTGGTACGATTTTACTTCTTAGATTCTCTTATATGCTTTTTTGGTGGTTTCCTGAAGTTAAAAAATATTTAATTCCAGATAATATAGATGATAAACACAATCAGGACATAAGATTTTCAATATCTTTATTGCTAATTTTAGTATCAATTATGCTTATTTTAAAAATAGATGTTGTTTTAGGAGCATTTACAGCTGGTCTTTTCTTTAAAATGTTTTTTATGCAAAGAGAGGAGTTATTACATAAAATCGAATCTTTTGGCTTTGGTTTTTTTGCACCTATTTTCTTTATCTACACAGGCTCAACAGTAAAGTTAGATATGATAACTTTAGAAATTCTAAAACATGCTATATTTATTATGGGAACTATAATCTCAATAAGATTAATTAGTTCATATCTAGTTTTTTTAAACTATTTAAAACCAAAACAAACAACACTTTTTGCACTAAGTGATTCAATGCCACTTACTTTTATGGTTGCAATTGCAATGATTTCATACAATTATGGATTAATAACTCAAGAAGAGTATTTCTCTTTTATTATTGCAAGTATGTTAGATGGATTGATTTTAATGATAGTAATTAGAAAATTATATAAGTTATTTAAATTAGATAATAAAACAATAGAAAATAAAACTTAA
- a CDS encoding ATP-dependent helicase — MPLSNLNQEQKEAILCKSGYNLIIASAGTGKTSTIVGRISHLLNNGVKPNEILLLTFTNKAASEMVSRVSNIFSKQIAKEIMAGTFHSVSYKLLKELEINITLKQPNELKTLFKSIYEKRVFMDRSDEANPYDGGYLYDMYSLYLNSNNSEDFTSWLKEKNSTQEIYSLIYEDVIDEFNNLKKEYGYVNFDDLLTTMLEVLKDKKFNFKEILVDEYQDTNPLQGRLLDAFSPQSLFCVGDYDQSIYAFNGSDIGIISSFSKRYPDANVFTLKKNYRSTKPILDLATKVIEHNERIYPKKLEVVREQNIHLPKLLAFDELFSQYEYISELISKSSTEHSEIAIIYRNNSSADGIEANLREFGIPAKRKGGMSFFDSIEVKFILDILVLQVISNDMMAFIHIVEHGKGIGKAIAKDIFDALIKLGNGNLLNGLFYPNKDINNPYETKRKSQQLGLFDDFIELGTVSKFKDCNFEEAFLGNPILKHPKLGVDGAKYIYDLYLLLKQLKRTKNPETMVTSISSSMIYSKLKDMLSTKRATQKDGTINSIQKTKSLAKINRKAMLLKNLSRNFSDLSKFINSMILGGSELSEGEGVNLLSIHASKGLEFKEVYIIDLMDGRFPNRKLMSKGGSLEEERRLFYVAVTRAKDILYLSFAKYDKLKKISFVASPFLREAGMIIEDKE; from the coding sequence ATGCCACTATCAAATCTTAATCAAGAACAAAAAGAAGCCATCCTTTGTAAAAGTGGATACAATCTTATAATTGCAAGTGCAGGAACTGGTAAAACTTCAACAATTGTCGGAAGAATTTCTCATTTACTCAATAATGGAGTAAAACCAAATGAAATTTTGCTTTTAACCTTTACAAATAAAGCTGCTTCTGAGATGGTTTCAAGAGTTTCTAATATATTCTCAAAACAGATAGCAAAAGAGATTATGGCTGGAACATTTCACTCTGTATCATATAAACTTTTAAAAGAACTAGAGATAAATATTACTTTAAAACAACCAAATGAACTTAAAACTCTTTTTAAATCAATTTACGAAAAACGAGTTTTTATGGATAGAAGTGATGAAGCAAATCCATATGATGGTGGATATTTATATGACATGTACTCTTTATACTTAAATTCAAATAATAGTGAAGATTTTACTAGCTGGTTGAAAGAAAAAAATTCAACTCAAGAGATATATAGCTTAATATATGAAGATGTTATTGATGAGTTTAATAATTTAAAAAAAGAGTATGGATATGTAAATTTCGATGATTTATTAACAACAATGCTTGAAGTTTTGAAAGATAAGAAATTTAATTTCAAAGAGATACTTGTAGATGAATATCAAGATACAAATCCTTTACAAGGAAGGTTGCTTGATGCTTTTTCTCCACAATCACTATTTTGTGTAGGAGATTATGATCAAAGCATTTATGCTTTTAATGGTTCTGATATTGGTATTATCTCTAGTTTTAGTAAAAGATATCCAGATGCAAATGTTTTTACTTTGAAAAAAAATTATAGATCTACAAAACCTATTTTAGATTTAGCAACAAAAGTTATTGAGCACAATGAAAGAATTTATCCAAAAAAATTAGAAGTTGTTAGAGAACAAAATATTCATCTTCCAAAACTTCTAGCTTTTGATGAGCTTTTTTCACAGTATGAATATATTTCAGAACTTATCTCAAAAAGTAGTACAGAACACAGTGAAATTGCAATAATTTATAGAAATAACTCTAGTGCAGATGGGATTGAGGCAAATTTAAGAGAGTTTGGAATTCCTGCAAAAAGAAAAGGTGGAATGAGCTTTTTTGACTCAATTGAAGTTAAATTTATTTTAGATATTTTGGTTTTACAAGTTATAAGCAACGATATGATGGCTTTTATTCATATAGTTGAACATGGAAAAGGGATAGGAAAAGCGATTGCAAAAGACATTTTTGATGCTTTAATAAAACTTGGGAATGGGAATTTATTAAATGGGCTTTTCTACCCAAATAAAGATATAAATAATCCTTATGAAACAAAAAGAAAAAGCCAACAGCTAGGTCTTTTTGATGATTTTATCGAACTAGGAACTGTTTCTAAATTTAAAGATTGTAATTTTGAAGAAGCATTTTTAGGAAATCCAATATTAAAACATCCAAAACTAGGAGTTGATGGAGCTAAATATATTTATGATTTATATCTTCTTTTAAAACAATTAAAAAGAACAAAAAATCCAGAAACAATGGTTACATCAATTAGCTCTTCAATGATTTACTCTAAATTAAAAGATATGTTATCAACAAAAAGAGCAACACAAAAAGATGGTACAATAAACTCTATACAAAAAACAAAATCTTTGGCAAAAATAAATAGAAAAGCTATGTTGCTTAAAAATTTATCAAGGAATTTTTCTGATTTATCAAAATTTATAAACTCAATGATTTTAGGTGGTAGTGAGCTTAGTGAAGGAGAAGGAGTTAATCTTTTATCTATTCATGCTAGTAAAGGCTTAGAATTTAAAGAAGTTTATATAATAGATTTAATGGATGGAAGATTTCCAAATAGAAAACTCATGAGTAAAGGTGGAAGTCTTGAAGAAGAGAGAAGACTTTTTTATGTTGCAGTTACAAGAGCAAAAGATATTTTATATCTATCTTTTGCAAAATATGATAAATTAAAAAAAATAAGCTTTGTTGCTAGCCCTTTTTTAAGAGAAGCTGGAATGATAATAGAAGATAAAGAATAA
- the selD gene encoding selenide, water dikinase SelD yields the protein MNNEHKLTKFVQAAGCAAKMGPGDLKQALCNLNQKNEQILVGFDTSDDAGIFQIDENLALVQTVDFITPVVDDPYIYGQIAAANSLSDIFAMGGEVKTALNIVGFDSTNVSKEALGEILRGGLEKIKECGGSLLGGHTIQTPEMYYGLSVTGIIHPKDVKRNNSAKVGDVIVLTKPIGMGILTTAIKRDLIDLNLTQHCAKIMASLNYIPSKIMKKYRVSSCTDITGFGLLGHAFECVSENISFSISSNDVPFIKEAFELCKNGVLPGGSKRNLKFMEDKTYFSKDIDPTLKAILCDAQTSGGLLVAINKDDAKEFIKELEDFSFGYAKIIGEVIEKGKKPIIVD from the coding sequence ATGAATAACGAACATAAGCTGACAAAATTTGTTCAAGCTGCTGGTTGTGCTGCAAAGATGGGTCCGGGGGATCTAAAACAAGCTCTTTGTAATTTAAACCAAAAAAATGAACAAATTTTAGTAGGATTTGATACAAGTGATGATGCTGGAATTTTTCAAATAGATGAAAATTTAGCTCTTGTACAAACTGTTGATTTTATAACACCTGTAGTTGATGATCCATATATTTATGGTCAAATTGCTGCAGCAAACTCTTTAAGTGATATTTTTGCAATGGGTGGAGAGGTTAAAACGGCTTTAAATATAGTTGGATTTGATAGTACAAATGTATCAAAAGAGGCTTTAGGAGAAATTTTAAGAGGTGGTCTTGAAAAAATAAAAGAGTGTGGAGGTTCACTATTAGGTGGACACACTATTCAAACACCAGAGATGTATTATGGATTGAGCGTAACAGGAATAATTCATCCAAAAGATGTAAAAAGAAACAATAGTGCAAAAGTTGGTGATGTAATAGTGCTTACAAAACCTATTGGTATGGGTATTTTAACAACAGCTATAAAAAGAGATTTAATAGATTTAAATCTAACACAACATTGTGCTAAAATTATGGCTAGTTTAAACTATATACCTTCAAAAATCATGAAAAAATATAGAGTTAGTTCTTGTACAGATATTACAGGATTTGGACTTTTAGGTCACGCTTTTGAGTGTGTTAGTGAAAATATTAGTTTTTCTATATCTTCAAATGATGTACCTTTTATAAAAGAAGCTTTTGAACTATGCAAAAATGGAGTTTTACCAGGTGGTTCAAAAAGAAACTTAAAGTTTATGGAAGATAAAACTTATTTTTCAAAAGATATTGACCCAACTTTAAAAGCAATTTTATGTGATGCCCAAACTTCTGGTGGACTTTTAGTAGCTATAAATAAAGATGATGCAAAAGAGTTTATAAAAGAACTAGAAGATTTTAGTTTTGGATACGCAAAAATTATTGGAGAAGTTATAGAAAAAGGTAAAAAACCTATAATTGTAGATTAA
- a CDS encoding transglutaminase-like domain-containing protein, whose protein sequence is MKRRTFLKTAATFSAVSVLTPSFTLANDEKNSFGITKKPRKFEVKNSYNFEQSKEITQLWVPLPKDEDYQKVVSFKYDGNFSEAKIVKNPYNTRVLYVKWNDANIKPILDVNFGVVMQERTTDFSKATSNTNYPSEVLEFLEGTKHIPITKGLTAYVNDITKDSKTPLQKAQAIYDWTVSTMYRDESVIGCGIGDSQKSIEEKIYGGKCTDISSVFVCLLRNAKIPARETFGIRVGQSKISNACGKADEKGFADITGAQHCRAEFYIDGLGWVPCDPADVAKVKLAEKLTNDSKKLKEVKDYFFGSWEMNWVGFNSARDFILEPKPTQYPLNMLGYPYAEVGEDAKDYYKPKTFVYSYTSQEIL, encoded by the coding sequence ATGAAAAGAAGAACATTTTTAAAAACAGCTGCAACTTTTTCAGCAGTTTCAGTTTTAACTCCAAGTTTTACACTTGCAAATGATGAAAAAAATTCATTTGGAATTACAAAAAAACCAAGAAAATTTGAAGTAAAAAATAGTTATAACTTTGAACAAAGTAAAGAGATAACTCAACTTTGGGTACCACTTCCAAAAGATGAAGATTATCAAAAAGTTGTATCATTTAAATATGATGGAAATTTTAGTGAGGCAAAAATTGTAAAAAATCCATATAATACAAGAGTTTTATATGTAAAGTGGAATGATGCAAATATTAAGCCAATTTTAGATGTTAATTTTGGAGTTGTTATGCAAGAAAGAACAACTGATTTCTCAAAAGCTACATCAAATACAAATTACCCTAGTGAAGTATTGGAATTTTTAGAAGGAACAAAACATATTCCTATAACAAAAGGTTTAACAGCATATGTAAATGATATTACAAAAGATTCTAAAACACCACTTCAAAAAGCACAAGCAATTTATGACTGGACAGTTTCAACTATGTATAGAGACGAAAGTGTAATTGGTTGTGGAATTGGTGATTCACAAAAATCAATTGAAGAGAAAATTTATGGCGGAAAATGTACAGATATAAGCTCTGTATTTGTATGTTTACTAAGAAATGCAAAAATTCCAGCACGTGAGACTTTTGGAATTAGAGTAGGGCAATCAAAAATTTCAAATGCTTGTGGAAAAGCGGATGAAAAAGGATTTGCTGATATTACTGGAGCTCAACATTGTAGAGCAGAGTTTTATATAGATGGACTTGGATGGGTTCCTTGTGATCCAGCTGATGTTGCAAAGGTGAAATTGGCTGAAAAATTAACAAATGATAGCAAAAAACTAAAAGAGGTAAAAGATTATTTCTTTGGTTCTTGGGAGATGAATTGGGTAGGATTTAATAGTGCTAGAGATTTTATTTTAGAGCCAAAACCTACACAATACCCTTTAAATATGTTGGGTTACCCTTATGCTGAAGTTGGAGAAGATGCAAAAGATTATTATAAACCAAAAACTTTTGTATATAGCTACACTTCTCAAGAGATTTTATGA
- a CDS encoding transporter, which yields MKQNSLAIIGAVFTALLSTICCLPALLFLFFGVSSGVLSFFTTLEYTRVPLAILSTIFFIIGIYNFRKNIACKCSKKEIYKNYIFFIIFFILILGLLFYPEILPLFME from the coding sequence ATGAAACAAAATAGCTTAGCGATAATTGGTGCAGTTTTTACTGCACTTTTATCAACTATTTGTTGTTTGCCAGCACTATTATTCCTCTTTTTTGGAGTATCAAGTGGAGTTTTGAGTTTTTTTACAACTTTAGAATATACTAGAGTTCCTTTGGCAATTTTAAGTACTATCTTTTTTATTATTGGAATTTACAATTTTAGAAAAAATATAGCTTGTAAATGTAGTAAAAAAGAGATATATAAAAACTATATTTTTTTTATTATATTTTTTATTTTGATATTGGGATTACTATTTTATCCTGAAATTTTACCACTTTTTATGGAGTAG
- a CDS encoding heavy-metal-associated domain-containing protein, with protein sequence MRILVLFFIFFSFAISSQISVFKVEGMHCPLCTTAVKQAISKLDGVDKVSARLNTKEVTVVYNKKVKVEDILKAIKTTSYEGVEISTKSNED encoded by the coding sequence ATGAGAATTTTAGTTCTATTTTTTATATTTTTTAGCTTTGCTATATCTTCACAAATATCAGTTTTTAAAGTTGAAGGGATGCATTGCCCTTTGTGTACTACAGCTGTTAAACAAGCTATTTCAAAACTTGACGGAGTTGATAAGGTTAGTGCTAGACTTAATACCAAAGAGGTAACAGTTGTTTATAATAAAAAAGTAAAAGTAGAAGATATTTTAAAAGCAATTAAAACAACCTCATACGAAGGTGTAGAAATATCTACAAAATCGAATGAAGATTAA
- a CDS encoding NRAMP family divalent metal transporter, with protein MIKKIKNIYKIFGPGILMATAAIGGSHLVSSTQAGALFGWSLAIFILLINFFKYPFFLANVQYTMATKKSLIEGYASLGNSWLWLFTILAVIAAVVNTAAVSMFAASLLGYFIPIQLTINILSFIIIFACILILIAGKYNLLNNVSKIIMITLSIATVVAVVMAVTKDVNSALADDFISPSAWTIASLGFIVILTGWMPAPIEISSIGSIWLKNQIKQTNINAKNALIDFNVGFIVTAILAIFFLALGALVLHGSAYEFKDGIAFSHQLVTMYSTVIGDWSRLLIAFIAFACMFGTSITVIDGYGRAVAEAFSLIRKNRSASNRSVAVWTIFISIIGFLIIIYFASSMRTMLDFAMILSFTTTPIFAFLNYKLVRSTKLPKELQNGMFLNILSICGLIFLFGFLILFIIYRWFPFLIGL; from the coding sequence ATGATTAAAAAAATTAAAAATATATACAAAATATTTGGTCCTGGTATTTTAATGGCAACAGCTGCTATTGGAGGTTCACATTTGGTCTCTTCAACTCAAGCTGGAGCACTGTTTGGTTGGAGTTTAGCTATATTTATACTTTTAATAAATTTTTTCAAATATCCATTTTTTTTAGCAAATGTACAATATACAATGGCTACAAAAAAGAGCTTAATTGAGGGATATGCCTCTTTAGGAAATAGTTGGTTGTGGCTTTTTACAATTTTAGCTGTAATTGCTGCTGTTGTAAATACTGCTGCTGTTTCAATGTTTGCAGCAAGTTTGTTGGGATATTTTATTCCTATACAACTGACTATTAATATTCTTAGTTTTATTATAATTTTTGCTTGTATATTAATTTTAATTGCTGGTAAATATAATCTTTTAAATAATGTTTCAAAGATAATTATGATAACTCTTAGTATTGCAACAGTAGTTGCTGTTGTAATGGCTGTAACAAAAGATGTTAATTCAGCTTTAGCTGATGATTTTATATCTCCATCTGCTTGGACAATTGCTAGTTTAGGATTTATTGTTATTTTAACAGGTTGGATGCCAGCACCTATTGAAATATCAAGCATTGGTTCTATTTGGCTAAAAAATCAAATAAAACAGACAAATATAAATGCAAAAAATGCTTTGATTGATTTTAATGTAGGATTTATAGTAACTGCTATTTTAGCTATATTTTTTCTAGCTCTTGGAGCTTTAGTTTTACATGGAAGTGCTTATGAATTTAAGGATGGAATAGCATTTTCTCATCAACTTGTAACTATGTATTCAACTGTTATTGGTGATTGGTCAAGACTTCTAATAGCTTTTATAGCATTTGCTTGTATGTTTGGAACTTCTATTACAGTTATTGATGGTTATGGAAGAGCCGTTGCAGAAGCTTTTTCATTAATTAGAAAAAACAGATCTGCCTCAAATAGAAGTGTTGCTGTTTGGACAATTTTTATATCTATTATTGGATTTTTAATTATAATTTATTTTGCAAGCTCTATGAGAACTATGCTTGATTTTGCAATGATATTATCATTTACAACAACACCAATATTTGCATTTTTAAACTATAAACTTGTAAGAAGTACAAAACTTCCCAAAGAGCTTCAAAATGGGATGTTTTTAAATATTTTGTCTATTTGTGGATTAATATTCCTTTTTGGATTTTTAATTTTATTTATTATTTATAGATGGTTTCCATTTTTAATTGGTTTGTAG
- a CDS encoding response regulator gives MNKNLDILKNINILYLEDDENLLKHTSDILEDFVANIYGVKNTIDAMKILLEKKVDVIISDILLENENGINFLKYIKSKDILIPAILTTAHTDTNYLIESIKLKVENYLLKPINIDELLNSLYDVILPKIQEKEIKKNSNIIKTIGAITDSKQVEIIKYIFNNLDENNNFFGSYSEIMEQFSISKPTLIKLFKDLADKNILIKISHKTYQFDEKSLND, from the coding sequence ATGAATAAAAATCTAGATATTTTAAAAAATATTAATATTTTATATTTGGAAGATGATGAGAACCTTTTAAAACATACTAGTGATATTTTAGAAGATTTTGTAGCAAATATTTATGGTGTAAAAAACACTATTGATGCTATGAAAATTTTACTTGAAAAAAAAGTAGATGTAATAATAAGTGATATTTTGCTTGAAAATGAAAATGGTATAAACTTTTTAAAATATATTAAAAGTAAAGATATACTTATACCTGCAATTTTAACTACCGCACATACTGATACAAACTATTTAATAGAATCAATTAAACTAAAGGTTGAAAATTATCTTTTAAAACCAATAAATATTGATGAACTTCTAAATAGTTTATATGATGTCATTTTGCCAAAAATCCAAGAAAAAGAGATAAAAAAGAATAGTAATATCATAAAAACAATTGGAGCAATTACAGATAGCAAACAGGTTGAAATTATAAAATATATTTTTAATAATCTTGATGAAAATAATAACTTTTTTGGCTCTTACAGTGAAATTATGGAACAATTTTCTATTTCAAAACCAACATTGATTAAACTATTTAAAGATTTAGCAGATAAAAATATTTTAATAAAAATTTCCCACAAAACTTACCAATTTGATGAAAAGAGTTTAAATGATTAA
- a CDS encoding sensor histidine kinase: MKRVFNYFNNLKFSYKANFLIFIIAGGMFTIIILSQLSIFILKNDFDTLFEKRTKTLIKLENINDSYKINIQNTLSEFEKNNLNYEQTLEVLKIANEIIDKNWSEYKNNSYSTKTDFVINYIQKHFSNKNYYKNELIKNLNIQNVDEKMNKILHYLNNIKEKNDKEYFTNLNFEIDAILIYLGSLVNYDLNLAINEKRDTDNIFHLITIFSFISIFLVVLFTIILSLFITVHFRRIHDLQEKIVEDKTKELKELNANLELKISQEVSKNRKKDIIMFQQARFASLGEMLNNIAHQWRQPLGSISMIIQSFQTKMRLNKLSLDFVEQKVADALLLAQNMSNTLDDFKNFFSPNKSKNSFFIKDCVENSIELSKYFLNKENIKVDLIVKKNVKIYSFENELSHVFLNIISNSKDALINNISKDNRVIRVIVNSKKDFVFVNISDNGGGIPPLIMPKIFEPYYTTKYKSAGTGIGLYMSKQIIEKHIKGQISCKNIEIIINNQKYDGTSFLIKIPINKEIIEEKKEKDE; encoded by the coding sequence ATGAAAAGAGTTTTCAACTATTTTAATAACTTAAAATTTTCATACAAAGCAAATTTTTTAATATTTATAATTGCTGGTGGAATGTTTACTATTATCATACTATCTCAATTATCAATTTTTATTTTAAAAAATGATTTTGATACACTTTTTGAAAAACGAACAAAAACTTTAATAAAACTCGAAAATATAAATGATTCATATAAAATAAATATTCAAAATACTTTAAGTGAATTTGAAAAAAACAATCTAAATTATGAACAAACTTTAGAAGTTTTAAAAATAGCAAATGAGATAATAGATAAAAATTGGAGTGAATATAAAAATAACTCATATTCTACAAAAACTGATTTTGTAATAAATTATATACAAAAACATTTTTCAAATAAAAACTACTATAAAAACGAGTTAATAAAAAATTTAAATATCCAAAATGTTGATGAAAAAATGAATAAAATATTGCACTATTTAAATAATATAAAAGAGAAAAACGATAAAGAGTACTTTACAAATTTAAATTTTGAAATAGATGCTATTTTGATATATTTAGGGAGTTTAGTAAATTATGATTTAAATTTAGCAATAAATGAAAAAAGAGACACAGATAATATCTTTCATCTTATAACAATTTTTTCTTTTATCTCTATTTTTTTAGTTGTTTTATTTACAATAATTTTATCTTTATTTATAACTGTACATTTTAGAAGGATACATGATTTACAAGAAAAAATTGTAGAAGATAAAACCAAAGAGCTAAAAGAGTTAAATGCAAATTTAGAATTAAAAATATCTCAAGAGGTTTCAAAAAATAGGAAAAAAGATATTATTATGTTTCAGCAAGCAAGATTTGCAAGCTTAGGAGAGATGTTAAATAATATAGCACATCAATGGAGACAACCTTTAGGTTCTATATCTATGATTATCCAAAGTTTTCAAACAAAAATGAGACTAAATAAGCTTTCACTAGATTTTGTAGAACAAAAAGTTGCAGATGCACTACTTTTAGCACAAAATATGTCAAATACACTTGATGATTTTAAAAATTTTTTCAGTCCAAATAAATCAAAAAATAGCTTTTTTATAAAAGATTGTGTAGAAAATTCAATAGAATTATCAAAATATTTTTTAAATAAAGAGAATATAAAAGTAGATTTAATTGTGAAAAAAAATGTAAAAATATATAGCTTTGAAAATGAGTTATCTCATGTTTTTTTAAATATAATATCAAATTCAAAAGATGCTTTAATAAACAATATATCTAAAGATAATAGAGTAATAAGAGTTATTGTAAATAGTAAAAAAGATTTTGTTTTTGTAAATATTAGTGATAATGGAGGCGGAATTCCCCCACTTATTATGCCAAAAATATTTGAACCATATTACACAACAAAATATAAAAGTGCAGGAACTGGAATTGGACTTTATATGTCAAAGCAGATTATTGAAAAACATATAAAAGGGCAAATTTCTTGTAAAAATATAGAAATTATTATAAATAATCAAAAATATGATGGAACATCATTTTTGATAAAAATACCAATAAATAAAGAGATTATTGAAGAAAAAAAGGAAAAAGATGAATAA